The Cicer arietinum cultivar CDC Frontier isolate Library 1 chromosome 1, Cicar.CDCFrontier_v2.0, whole genome shotgun sequence genome contains the following window.
aaaatttgatttaaaaaaattagattttgaaagaaaaaaaattaatgctcACCACATGGTAAATATTGTATCTATAATATGtgttaaataacatttttctatGGAAGAATTTACTTACACATAGGCAGACATGTAATTCCACTTAGCAGTAACAGGAACTTCCAAAGGTGGCAAAGATTCTGCAAACTTAATTGGAACAATTGTTGTTTGTTTATCTACACCAATTACCACAGTAGCCACAAGTGTTAGAACCAAGGCACAAAGCCTTAAAAGCAAATCACAATTTCCTTCTCGTGCTGATTTTGCCACCTTAACTTCTCCAATTTCTTTGTCTTCATGACTCATATTTTTTGTACTATGTCTCTCCATTACTTTCAACCAATTGAGCAAATAAAACTGTCTTGAATATGAAGTGTGTTTTGCAAAAAGCAATATATATTCTTAATAAATAGTGATGAAACAAAAAATGGGTAGATGAAAAATTAAAGGATCTTGCCAATAATAGAGTGTGAGGAACCACTTATATATTTGTGCTAAATTATTATGCATTTAAGACACGGaacaacatatataaaaaacagTTAGTTGTTGGAAGTAGTAACTATAGTGTTATTGATTTGTTTTAggcaatattattattttgttgatttattttaggcaatattattattttgttgttggtGAGACAGGATAGGAgatttagtaataaaaatatgatttcaACGTCGGAGGAGTCAATAAACTAACCAAGATGTAAAATGTGCATTTATAAGTTATAACTTCAACTTTTAAAACCGCTCGTTATAAAAATGGATATTAGTCacttttttatgaatatttgttattattctttttatttgattaatcatttttagcatgtgtttcaaatagaGAAGTGGTAAAGAATAGAGTGACTACAAATAAGAACAAAATTCTTGATACAGATTTATCTACTAACAGATAATTCAGACTCTTATGAATATAAAACCAAATTCTATTCTAAACTTAGATGGATTCCTGGTGTTTCTTTTGTTAACACCATCGAGATATTGTTaaaaatgatgttataaatatCGTTTTTCAAACTCTAAATAATAAAGGGGGCATAAGCTTAAACCAAAATTATATTCGACCTAGGAATACAACTGAGTATAAACCCATTGCACTATGCAATGTTCTTTACAAGATTACTCCCGCACATTGTGCGCCCTTGTCAAAGTGCTTTTGTTTTTAATAGAGTTATAATTGATTACGCAATCCTTGCGTATGAGTTTCCATAAAATGAACAACATGAAATTTTGGAAAGGCATGATTGGCTTAAAGTTGGTTATGTTTAAGACATATGACATAATTGAATAGAACTTCTTATAGATAACGTGCTTAGATCTATAGATTTTTCTGAAAATTAGGTTGCTAACATTATGAAATGTGTTACTTCGTTTTCTTTATCAGTTCTTTTAAATGATTACCCCTTACTTTATTTTAATCCTCAGAGTGGCCTTTGACAAGGCAACCTTTTTTCCCCCTATGATGGAAGTCTCTCCAATGGTCAAGTGTCATCATTTATTGATGAATTCCAAGTTTTCCAGCTTTTCAAAGTCATGGAAACCTACAGTTGGTGGAAGGATTCTGAAAGTCAATTGGAAACCCCCTGCAACCTGGTGGATAAAAGTCAACACGGATGCATCGGCCATGGGAGATCCTTCTATGGCAGCCAGTGAATTAAAGCCAATTCAAAGATAAAGTTGATTAAAATATCAGTAAATCAATTATGGTTGATGTTTAATAAATGATTATAGAACATTTGATAGATAATGATTGATGATGAACATAATCTATTTAACCAAATGATTTGACTCAAGTgattaatcatttttagttaaGGACAAATTGTTCAAGAGAACACAAGTTCGAGTCCTGACTAAAACAATTCTTGATCAAACTTTATTTACCTCTCAAGCTTGatacaaaaaaatttagatgagGGGAGGCATGCCTCAAATGTCAACTCCGTCAGTTAGCTTGAGAGTCATCTTTATGTTCATTGCAGCCAACTCTGCTGccaaatatctaaatatataaGGCATGGCGACTTTCTCCATGCCTTTACTGCTTTGGCAAGCATGGCAAGTGACTTTTCTTGGAGCTCTTGCAGGGCGTAGTCCCCCAATCTCTCGCACTGGCCGCTTTCGAGGCTGTTGGAATGTTGTCGTAAGCATGCTTCCACAAATGGAGCACACATCAGCAATGTGATAATCAGAACAGGTGTGGAGCCTATCATGCAGAAGATATGCAGCCCCGTGTGCAAGTAGAGAGTCGCGCTCCATTTCTCCAAATCGTATCCCCCCACCACTCTTTTGTCCTTTTATTGGCTGCCGGGTGACCTGGTCAATAGTGCCTGTAGATCGAACCTGTACAAATTACTTGGTATTAACAACAAATGTTAGTACATCATAGTATGTATGTTGCTGAGAAACGTTACTTACTTGGTATTTGTCTGAAACCATGTGACGTAGCCACTGATAATAAACAGGTCCAATAAATATCTCACACGTCAGTTCTGTTCCATAGACCCCGCTGTACAAAACCTCACATCCATGGCAATTAAATCCCTTCTCTTTTAGCATAACACCAAGGGAAGCTGACTTGGATCCAGACTCCTCATCATCTTTCTTCACTGAATTACGAAATGGAGTTGCATCTTTAAATTTTCCATGTAAGCTGCCTCCCTGCAagaagaaattattattaatgtgaAAATTTTTGCTAACCAATGAACTATGGTTAGAAACACACGACATAGACATAGCCACACTAAGACACAACACATTGCTTGGACAGTGACCCACTATGATACTGTTGGAAATGGTTGGAACTAAGACCTCATTAATATTCCACATCCATATACCTCATCAACGATCCACTTCCCAAGTAGTTTAGATTCAATGTACAACAAGAATAGGTTCAATGCATCTTATAGAATAGAGATGGCTTAATAACATCTTGTAAATTGCACTTGGAATTTATTTGCTGGGTGTTAATTCACTCAAGCatgtttagaaaatattttgcctTCATATTTTTC
Protein-coding sequences here:
- the LOC101496458 gene encoding DNA-directed RNA polymerase I subunit 2-like, with the protein product MIWPDEPYCSTYNEVTNKTFLFKKKDSEPVYVDYVAVDTKTKKNLNKVNIRFRHPQNPVIGDKFSSRHGQKGVCSQLWPDIDMPFSEPTGMRLDLIINSCAFPSRMTIAMLLEFVASKGGSLHGKFKDATPFRNSVKKDDEESGSKSASLGVMLKEKGFNCHGCEVLYSGVYGTELTCEIFIGPVYYQWLRHMVSDKYQVRSTGTIDQVTRQPIKGQKSGGGIRFGEMERDSLLAHGAAYLLHDRLHTCSDYHIADVCSICGSMLTTTFQQPRKRPVREIGGLRPARAPRKVTCHACQSSKGMEKVAMPYIFRYLAAELAAMNIKMTLKLTDGVDI